The following coding sequences are from one Longimicrobiaceae bacterium window:
- a CDS encoding 3-ketoacyl-ACP reductase, with protein MRKVALVTGGARGIGLGISESLAREGYDLVLCGQRPAEAVGEVVQSLERFGGAVHYVTADVSDGEARARLLASARERFGRLNLLVNNAGVAPRVRNDILDTTEESYDWVLSVNLRGPFFLTQAVARWMLEQRREDPSFEGSIVFVTSISSTVASTNRVEYCISKAGLSMAAQTWAVRLAEFGIPVYEVRPGVIQTDMTAGVQERYNRLIEQGLMLQPRWGLPEDVGRAVAMLARGDLSYSTGQVIMVDGGMLVDRL; from the coding sequence ATGAGAAAAGTCGCACTGGTGACCGGCGGCGCGCGGGGGATCGGGCTCGGGATCTCCGAGTCGCTCGCCCGGGAGGGGTACGACCTGGTGCTCTGTGGACAGCGTCCCGCCGAGGCGGTCGGGGAGGTGGTGCAGTCGCTGGAGCGTTTCGGCGGCGCCGTCCACTACGTCACCGCCGACGTGAGTGACGGCGAGGCCAGGGCACGGCTCCTGGCCAGCGCGCGGGAGCGCTTCGGCCGGCTGAACCTGCTGGTGAACAACGCCGGGGTGGCACCGCGGGTCAGGAACGACATCCTCGACACCACCGAGGAGAGCTACGATTGGGTGCTGAGTGTGAATCTGCGCGGACCCTTCTTCCTGACTCAGGCGGTGGCCCGCTGGATGCTCGAGCAGCGTCGGGAAGATCCCTCCTTCGAGGGATCGATCGTGTTCGTGACCTCGATCTCCTCCACCGTGGCCTCCACCAACCGGGTGGAGTACTGCATCTCCAAAGCGGGGTTGAGCATGGCTGCGCAGACCTGGGCGGTGCGGCTGGCCGAGTTCGGGATCCCCGTGTACGAGGTTCGTCCCGGGGTGATCCAGACGGACATGACCGCGGGCGTGCAGGAGCGCTACAACCGGCTGATCGAACAGGGTCTCATGCTCCAGCCCCGCTGGGGCCTCCCGGAGGACGTGGGTCGCGCCGTCGCCATGCTCGCCCGCGGCGACCTCAGCTATTCCACCGGCCAGGTGATCATGGTGGATGGGGGAATGCTGGTGGATCGACTTTGA
- a CDS encoding MBL fold metallo-hydrolase codes for MMRGLPRHRSVAGFPELRVLRAASRSPMTLDGTRTFVLGTQRPLVIDPGPRDEEHLETLLRLLDGFTPGAILLTHGHADHAGGAPLLAERTGAPIAMGRGALRLPFPVERVTTWLTNGDVLDSDAGPVRVISTPGHAPEHLVFLYVAPDGRRALFAGDLLLGVGDSTVVSHPEGSVSDYLRSLETVTEARPTVIFPAHGPPLRDPERAIARYRSHRLARIEQVRRLRSERPELGAEAMIELVYGPELDPRLLGAARGSIEAILAHLDADNAH; via the coding sequence ATGATGAGGGGGCTGCCTCGGCACCGATCCGTCGCCGGCTTTCCCGAACTACGGGTGCTGCGCGCGGCCAGTCGGTCGCCGATGACGCTGGACGGAACACGCACCTTCGTGCTGGGGACGCAGCGGCCGCTGGTGATCGACCCGGGGCCGCGGGACGAGGAGCACCTGGAGACCTTGCTCCGGCTGCTGGACGGATTTACTCCAGGTGCCATCCTCCTCACGCACGGGCACGCAGATCACGCGGGAGGTGCTCCACTGCTCGCGGAACGCACCGGCGCGCCGATCGCGATGGGCAGGGGCGCCCTGCGCCTCCCCTTCCCGGTGGAGCGAGTGACCACGTGGTTGACGAACGGCGACGTGCTCGACTCCGATGCGGGTCCCGTCCGGGTGATCTCCACCCCGGGGCACGCGCCCGAGCACCTCGTCTTCCTGTACGTCGCCCCTGACGGCCGGAGAGCCTTGTTTGCGGGGGATCTTTTGCTCGGAGTGGGGGATAGTACGGTCGTTTCGCACCCGGAGGGGAGCGTGTCGGATTATCTCCGCTCCCTGGAAACGGTTACCGAAGCTCGACCGACAGTGATCTTCCCCGCTCACGGCCCGCCGTTACGGGACCCCGAGCGGGCGATCGCGCGTTACCGGTCCCATCGGTTGGCGCGGATCGAGCAGGTCCGACGATTGAGGTCGGAGCGGCCCGAGCTGGGCGCGGAAGCGATGATCGAGCTGGTCTACGGTCCGGAGCTCGATCCGCGGCTGCTCGGAGCCGCGCGAGGATCGATCGAGGCGATCCTCGCTCATCTGGATGCGGACAATGCGCACTGA
- a CDS encoding S8 family peptidase encodes MLEPTFTRTRPVVNRFHPFLAVSLLLGACAPTAASVSGPAPDDRGAPPPPAPTVVLEEAPENWWLLDTEAHVFGTGTERAYRELLSGREPERTVVVAILDSGVDIDHPDLADNIWTNSDEVAGNGVDDDGNGYPDDVHGWNFLGAPDGRNVEQDTYEMTRLYVEGRTRFANVQPDTLSPEAREDYETYLAAAEEFQAERADKTNLLNQYRNIDAALDRAMAVLRAELGTDSLTVENVEAINSGRVDVMQAQSIYLQLARQGATPEVIDRDLEVLEEMVEYNLNPSFDPRPIVGDDPDSLHQRYYGNNDVEGPTAEHGTHVAGIVAAERGNGMGIDGIASAVQIMSVRTVPDGDERDKDVANAIRYAADNGAQIINMSFGKGYSPNKELVDEAVRYAEEKGVLFVHAAGNDGEDVGVEPSYPTRVFLDGDSARAWIEVGALSWKSPPELVAPFSNYGANAVHVFAPGVDILSTIPDGEYEENSGTSMAAPVVTGIAALIMSYYPDLTAEQVKEIILQSAVRQPDLTVTLPGDGDRRVPFGELSITGGIVNAYEALRLAEQISGSSN; translated from the coding sequence GTGCTGGAACCCACCTTCACCCGGACTCGCCCCGTGGTCAACCGTTTTCATCCGTTCCTTGCCGTCTCCCTGCTCCTGGGTGCATGTGCCCCGACGGCAGCGTCGGTAAGTGGACCTGCCCCGGACGATCGCGGGGCGCCACCCCCGCCGGCGCCCACGGTGGTGCTAGAGGAAGCCCCGGAAAACTGGTGGCTCCTCGACACGGAGGCACACGTTTTCGGTACCGGCACCGAGCGCGCCTACCGCGAGCTGCTCTCCGGGCGCGAACCCGAGCGGACCGTGGTGGTGGCCATCCTCGACTCGGGGGTCGACATCGATCACCCCGATCTCGCGGACAACATCTGGACGAACAGCGACGAGGTTGCGGGTAACGGGGTAGACGACGACGGCAACGGCTATCCGGACGATGTGCATGGATGGAACTTCCTCGGCGCACCCGACGGGCGGAACGTGGAGCAGGACACGTACGAGATGACGCGGCTGTACGTCGAGGGCCGGACCCGTTTCGCCAACGTGCAGCCGGACACCCTCTCGCCGGAAGCGCGCGAGGACTATGAAACGTATCTCGCCGCCGCCGAGGAATTCCAGGCCGAGCGGGCGGACAAGACAAATCTGCTGAACCAGTACCGGAACATCGACGCGGCGCTCGACCGCGCGATGGCGGTCCTGCGCGCGGAGCTGGGGACCGACAGCCTCACCGTCGAGAACGTGGAGGCCATCAACAGCGGCCGCGTCGACGTAATGCAGGCGCAGAGCATCTACCTCCAGCTTGCCCGGCAGGGGGCGACGCCGGAGGTGATCGACCGGGACCTGGAGGTGCTGGAGGAGATGGTGGAGTACAACCTCAACCCCTCCTTCGACCCACGGCCGATCGTCGGGGACGACCCCGATAGCCTGCATCAGCGCTACTACGGCAACAACGACGTGGAGGGCCCCACCGCCGAGCACGGAACGCACGTCGCGGGCATCGTGGCCGCAGAGCGGGGGAACGGAATGGGCATCGACGGGATCGCGTCCGCGGTCCAGATCATGTCGGTGCGAACGGTGCCGGACGGGGATGAGCGCGACAAGGACGTGGCCAACGCCATCCGCTACGCCGCGGACAACGGCGCGCAGATCATCAACATGAGCTTCGGCAAGGGTTACTCGCCCAACAAGGAGTTGGTGGACGAGGCGGTCCGCTACGCCGAGGAGAAGGGCGTGCTATTCGTGCACGCCGCGGGCAACGACGGAGAGGACGTAGGGGTGGAACCCAGCTACCCGACTCGCGTCTTCCTGGACGGTGATTCGGCGCGGGCGTGGATCGAAGTCGGCGCTCTCTCCTGGAAGTCGCCACCCGAGCTGGTCGCCCCGTTTTCCAACTACGGCGCGAACGCGGTGCACGTCTTCGCCCCCGGCGTAGACATCCTCTCCACCATTCCGGATGGCGAATACGAGGAGAACAGCGGCACCAGCATGGCTGCGCCCGTGGTGACCGGCATCGCCGCGCTGATCATGTCCTACTACCCGGATTTGACGGCGGAGCAGGTAAAGGAGATCATTCTCCAATCGGCGGTGCGGCAGCCCGACCTGACGGTGACGCTCCCGGGCGACGGCGACAGGCGAGTTCCCTTCGGCGAGCTCTCGATCACCGGGGGAATCGTCAACGCCTACGAGGCGCTGCGGCTCGCCGAGCAGATCAGCGGCAGCTCCAACTAG
- a CDS encoding ATP-binding protein, with translation MRTEPAVEAADAVKPRILEGVEGRMARATQTLEVHAVQPALEALGDGVCILDRDWRITYWNAAAEKLLGVRRHRVLGRVLWNEFPLLRGTATWDALRIARAENRSHDFIESLPRRQGRGFAAVHAAPMSDGSLLVQFRDATDEVTRSNEHTALLESMRDGFIAVDTGWRVLYINGVAESLLRFSREQALGLSIWPLLPTGPAEIAESLRATMEDGIQRHLREVRPEGRIFRGRIFDLWIYPLVGGGISIMFENVTERVQREHELARLVEKANEANEAKGRFFAAISHELRTPLNAIVGYTHLLNSETYGRLPEAARRAAERAGVCAEHLARLVDDVLLLTTAEIGKLPVVPEAVSLPEFLPPILEPHRHQAEAKGLTFNVVVADEAARLETDPQRLRQLLSSLVSNAVKFTASGSVMVEVTLTRLESEGESVEPRVLFRVLDTGRGIPVADQDRIFGPFEQTGDPSRSQSMVMGSGLGLAVARRVAGLLNGRLYLESSSPQGSCFCLELPLKTA, from the coding sequence ATGCGCACTGAGCCAGCGGTTGAGGCCGCCGACGCGGTGAAGCCGAGGATCCTCGAAGGAGTAGAGGGCAGGATGGCGCGCGCAACGCAGACCCTGGAGGTGCACGCGGTGCAGCCGGCGCTGGAAGCGCTCGGTGACGGTGTGTGCATCCTCGATAGGGATTGGCGAATCACCTATTGGAACGCGGCCGCGGAAAAGCTCCTGGGGGTGCGGAGACACCGGGTCCTGGGCCGCGTGTTGTGGAACGAGTTCCCGCTCCTGCGCGGTACCGCGACGTGGGATGCCCTGCGCATCGCGCGGGCCGAGAATCGATCGCACGACTTCATCGAGAGCTTACCACGCAGGCAGGGCCGGGGCTTCGCGGCGGTGCACGCCGCACCGATGAGCGACGGTAGTCTGCTCGTGCAGTTCCGTGACGCCACCGACGAAGTCACCCGCTCCAACGAGCACACTGCGCTGCTGGAGTCCATGCGCGACGGCTTCATCGCCGTCGATACCGGCTGGCGGGTCCTCTACATCAACGGCGTTGCCGAGTCGCTCCTGCGCTTCTCCCGGGAGCAGGCGCTGGGGCTCTCCATCTGGCCCCTCCTTCCCACCGGCCCGGCGGAGATCGCGGAGAGCCTCCGGGCGACGATGGAAGACGGCATCCAGCGTCACTTGCGCGAAGTCCGCCCCGAGGGCCGCATTTTCCGCGGCCGGATCTTCGACCTGTGGATCTACCCGCTGGTCGGAGGTGGGATCTCCATCATGTTCGAGAACGTGACGGAACGGGTGCAGCGCGAGCACGAGCTGGCGCGACTGGTGGAGAAGGCGAACGAGGCCAACGAAGCGAAAGGGCGCTTCTTCGCCGCCATCAGCCACGAGCTGCGCACCCCCCTCAACGCCATCGTCGGCTACACTCACCTGCTCAACAGCGAGACCTATGGGAGGCTGCCCGAGGCGGCGCGCCGCGCCGCGGAGCGCGCTGGGGTCTGCGCCGAGCACCTCGCCCGGCTGGTGGACGACGTGCTGCTCCTCACCACCGCGGAGATCGGGAAGCTCCCCGTGGTCCCCGAGGCGGTCTCGCTCCCAGAGTTCCTGCCGCCCATTCTGGAGCCCCACCGTCACCAGGCCGAAGCCAAGGGGCTTACCTTCAACGTGGTGGTGGCCGACGAGGCGGCCCGTCTCGAGACCGATCCGCAGAGGCTGCGGCAGCTTCTCTCGTCCCTGGTGTCCAACGCGGTCAAGTTTACCGCTTCGGGAAGCGTGATGGTGGAGGTGACGCTCACCCGCCTCGAGTCGGAGGGCGAGTCGGTCGAGCCGCGCGTGCTCTTCCGGGTGCTCGACACCGGGCGCGGCATTCCGGTCGCTGACCAGGACCGCATCTTCGGTCCCTTCGAACAAACGGGAGACCCATCCCGCTCCCAATCGATGGTCATGGGAAGCGGGCTGGGTCTCGCCGTAGCCCGCCGGGTCGCGGGGCTGCTCAACGGGAGACTCTACCTCGAGTCGTCTTCTCCGCAGGGTTCCTGCTTCTGTCTGGAGCTACCGCTCAAAACGGCCTGA
- a CDS encoding D-alanine--D-alanine ligase, producing the protein MKIAVLLGGTSEERDVSIASGAQVFRALRSRGHEVVAVDTARGTLQGEDEARLLESGVGPQPPSEEELRRLRQGNPLALAENPALREADVVFLALHGGSGEDGTLQAILDFAGITYTGSGLLASAIAMDKDVAKRLFKLAGVPTAPWLMAPVEPETVERELGFPVVIKPSKQGSSVGLSIVRERAELEDALARAARFDDEVMLERFIPGRELTVGILAGQPLAVGEIIPRGEVFDYESKYQLGGAEEIFPAALPEEDSERVRELGLRAHTALKLRDYSRVDFRLDPNGNLWCLEVNTLPGMTSTSLLPKSAAAVGIAFDEVCERICELALARRAAGTGGPGTAAGRGNEV; encoded by the coding sequence ATGAAGATCGCGGTTTTGCTGGGCGGGACGAGCGAGGAGCGAGACGTCTCCATCGCCAGCGGGGCGCAGGTATTCCGGGCATTGCGATCGCGTGGCCACGAGGTGGTGGCCGTGGACACCGCGCGGGGCACGCTCCAGGGGGAGGACGAGGCCCGCCTACTGGAATCCGGCGTAGGACCACAACCTCCCTCGGAGGAGGAGCTGCGCCGCCTCCGCCAGGGCAATCCACTGGCGCTCGCCGAGAACCCGGCGCTACGGGAGGCCGACGTCGTCTTCCTCGCCCTCCACGGCGGTTCCGGGGAGGACGGAACGCTGCAGGCAATCCTGGATTTCGCGGGCATCACCTACACGGGAAGTGGCCTGCTCGCCAGCGCGATCGCGATGGACAAGGACGTCGCCAAGCGTCTTTTCAAGCTCGCCGGTGTTCCCACCGCACCCTGGCTGATGGCGCCTGTCGAGCCGGAAACGGTAGAACGTGAGCTCGGCTTTCCGGTCGTGATCAAGCCGAGCAAGCAGGGCTCGTCGGTGGGATTGAGCATCGTGCGGGAACGCGCCGAGCTGGAGGATGCACTGGCGCGCGCCGCCCGGTTCGACGACGAGGTGATGCTGGAGCGGTTCATCCCGGGACGGGAGCTCACCGTCGGCATCCTCGCCGGGCAACCTCTCGCCGTGGGAGAGATCATCCCGCGCGGTGAGGTCTTCGACTACGAGAGTAAGTATCAATTGGGGGGTGCCGAGGAGATCTTCCCCGCGGCCCTCCCTGAGGAGGACTCCGAGCGGGTACGGGAGCTGGGACTCAGAGCCCATACCGCGCTGAAGCTGCGCGATTACAGCCGCGTGGACTTTCGGCTCGACCCCAACGGCAACCTCTGGTGTCTCGAGGTCAACACCCTCCCGGGGATGACCTCGACCAGCCTGCTTCCCAAATCTGCCGCGGCCGTGGGAATCGCGTTCGATGAGGTGTGTGAGCGGATCTGTGAGCTGGCGCTCGCGCGGCGGGCGGCGGGCACGGGCGGGCCTGGCACCGCGGCCGGACGAGGCAACGAGGTCTGA
- a CDS encoding SAM-dependent chlorinase/fluorinase translates to MDFGESTGLVSLLTDFGGRDHYVGTMKAVLLGSAPGVSIVDLGHEIPPGDVEAAAFSLLAAYPYFPAGTVHVVVVDPGVGSERRVIVVEAAEQRFVGPDNGVFSYLLDREPNAVVREVTERRFFRPTVSTTFHGRDIFAPLGAALARGVNSATLGPPVADPRRLPPLEPHLSGDRIRGRVLHVDRFGNCVTNLTEALLADGAVRVHGRGGEIELREIRTTYAGAIPGAPFLIIGSSGFVEVSVNGASAAEALGIRRSDPVEVVRRSSLEATDGSKAGEQG, encoded by the coding sequence GTGGATTTTGGAGAGTCTACCGGACTCGTTTCGCTGCTGACGGACTTCGGGGGGCGCGATCACTACGTGGGGACGATGAAGGCGGTCCTGCTGGGTAGCGCGCCCGGGGTCTCGATCGTGGACCTCGGCCACGAGATTCCTCCTGGCGACGTGGAGGCAGCCGCCTTCTCGCTGCTTGCGGCCTACCCCTACTTCCCTGCGGGGACCGTGCACGTGGTGGTGGTGGATCCGGGCGTGGGGAGCGAGCGGAGGGTCATCGTGGTAGAGGCGGCGGAACAGCGCTTCGTCGGGCCGGACAACGGTGTGTTCAGCTACCTCCTCGATCGGGAGCCGAACGCGGTGGTCCGCGAGGTCACCGAGCGGCGCTTCTTTCGACCGACGGTGAGCACGACTTTTCACGGCCGTGATATCTTTGCGCCGCTGGGCGCCGCCCTCGCTCGCGGGGTGAATTCGGCCACCCTCGGCCCACCCGTCGCGGATCCTCGGCGGCTCCCACCGCTGGAGCCACACCTCAGTGGGGATCGGATTCGCGGGCGCGTTCTCCACGTGGACCGGTTCGGGAACTGCGTCACCAACCTCACCGAGGCGCTGCTGGCGGACGGCGCGGTGCGAGTCCACGGCCGCGGTGGCGAGATCGAGCTGCGGGAAATCCGCACGACCTACGCGGGAGCCATCCCGGGGGCGCCGTTCCTGATCATCGGGAGCTCCGGGTTCGTAGAGGTCTCGGTGAACGGTGCGTCGGCGGCCGAGGCGCTGGGGATCCGCCGCAGCGATCCGGTCGAGGTCGTGCGCCGATCGTCGCTCGAGGCGACGGATGGGTCGAAGGCCGGGGAACAGGGATAG
- a CDS encoding NUDIX domain-containing protein, with protein sequence MSEILDKPVKCSVAAVVRDRARPAAFLAVRRPPHDPELALLWGLPAVSLKPGELPEAALRRLGEEKLGAELAARRFVGIRAADRGEYLLILMDLEAVVVSGAPDVRRARTTGTAYVEQQWTTDLSLLIEAARHGSVCSRILLEAEGVRY encoded by the coding sequence GTGAGTGAGATCCTGGACAAGCCAGTCAAATGCTCGGTTGCGGCGGTGGTGCGGGATCGCGCCAGACCAGCGGCGTTCCTGGCCGTGCGCCGTCCGCCCCACGACCCGGAGCTCGCCCTGCTGTGGGGCCTCCCGGCCGTATCGCTCAAACCCGGTGAGCTGCCCGAAGCGGCCCTGCGGCGATTGGGAGAAGAGAAGCTAGGCGCGGAGCTGGCTGCTAGGCGCTTCGTCGGGATCCGCGCCGCGGACCGCGGCGAGTACCTGCTGATCCTGATGGACCTGGAAGCGGTGGTGGTGAGCGGTGCCCCCGACGTGCGCCGAGCACGCACCACCGGAACGGCCTACGTCGAGCAGCAGTGGACCACCGACCTCTCCCTTCTCATCGAGGCCGCCCGCCACGGATCGGTATGCTCGAGGATCCTGCTGGAGGCTGAGGGGGTTCGGTATTGA
- the coaA gene encoding type I pantothenate kinase: protein MVAQSAAANVPDPARDKRAIHSADEVAAYSPYVTFSREEWSALSGKIPVPLTEEEVLRLRGINEEISLQEVADIYLPLARLVNLHVAAAQHLHRVSETFLESTPAKVPYVIGVAGSVAVGKSTTARILQALLSRWDDHPRVDLITTDGFLYPNRILEERGLMHRKGFPESYDLRRLIRFCSDVKSGRPRVTAPVYSHLRYDIVPGEVQTVDRPDIVIIEGLNVLQTGAAAPVFVSDFFDFSIFVDASVEDLREWYVQRFLRLRETVFQDPESYFHRFADISEEEAVETALRIWKEINEVNLVENVLPTRERADLILEKGRRHSVQRVRLRKL, encoded by the coding sequence ATGGTGGCACAGTCGGCAGCGGCGAACGTGCCTGATCCCGCCCGAGACAAGCGGGCAATCCATTCAGCGGACGAGGTCGCCGCCTATTCCCCGTACGTCACCTTCTCGCGAGAGGAGTGGTCGGCTCTCAGCGGAAAGATCCCCGTTCCGCTCACCGAGGAGGAGGTGCTGCGACTGCGGGGAATCAACGAGGAGATCTCGCTGCAGGAAGTAGCCGACATCTACCTGCCCCTCGCGCGCCTCGTGAACCTCCACGTGGCGGCAGCCCAGCACCTGCACCGGGTCAGCGAGACCTTCCTGGAGAGCACGCCGGCGAAGGTGCCCTACGTGATCGGCGTGGCTGGCAGCGTCGCGGTGGGAAAGAGCACCACGGCGCGCATCCTTCAGGCGCTCCTCTCCCGCTGGGACGACCACCCCCGCGTCGACCTCATCACCACGGACGGCTTCCTCTACCCGAACCGGATCCTGGAAGAGCGCGGGCTCATGCACCGCAAGGGGTTTCCGGAGAGCTACGACCTGCGGCGGCTGATCCGCTTCTGCTCGGACGTCAAGTCGGGTCGTCCGCGGGTAACCGCCCCGGTTTACTCTCACCTGCGCTACGACATCGTGCCGGGCGAAGTGCAGACGGTGGACCGACCCGACATCGTCATCATCGAAGGCCTGAACGTGTTGCAGACCGGCGCGGCAGCTCCCGTTTTCGTTTCTGACTTCTTCGACTTCTCCATCTTCGTCGACGCCTCGGTCGAGGACCTGCGAGAGTGGTACGTGCAGCGATTCCTGCGGCTGCGCGAAACCGTCTTCCAGGACCCCGAGTCGTACTTCCACCGTTTCGCCGACATCTCCGAGGAGGAGGCCGTGGAGACGGCGCTGCGCATCTGGAAGGAGATCAACGAAGTGAACCTGGTCGAGAACGTGCTTCCCACCCGCGAGCGCGCCGATCTGATCCTGGAAAAGGGAAGACGCCACTCGGTCCAGCGCGTGCGACTACGCAAGCTGTAG
- a CDS encoding YiiD C-terminal domain-containing protein has translation MTTDLAALEAYLHTHIPLSRAMEVAVVQADAEGVRLRAPLGPNINHRDTIFGGSASALAILAGWTLIHTRLRDNAHPSRIVIQRNTIEYSRPLPGDFEAFCPAPAPESWERFLRSLRRRGRARIQVHAELYGEGEVAGSFEGAYVAFGERAARAGIPDPGTV, from the coding sequence ATGACGACGGACCTTGCCGCCCTCGAGGCCTACCTCCACACCCACATCCCCCTGAGCCGCGCCATGGAAGTCGCGGTCGTGCAGGCGGACGCGGAGGGAGTTCGGCTTCGAGCCCCTCTCGGGCCCAACATCAACCATCGCGACACCATCTTCGGGGGTAGCGCTTCGGCGCTCGCCATCCTCGCCGGGTGGACGCTCATCCACACCCGGCTGCGGGACAATGCCCATCCCAGCCGCATCGTCATTCAGCGCAACACCATCGAGTACAGCCGCCCACTGCCGGGCGATTTCGAAGCCTTCTGTCCGGCGCCTGCGCCCGAGAGCTGGGAGCGCTTTCTTCGCAGCCTTCGTCGCCGCGGACGTGCCCGCATCCAGGTGCATGCAGAGCTTTACGGAGAAGGAGAGGTAGCCGGGTCTTTCGAGGGGGCGTACGTGGCTTTCGGCGAACGCGCCGCACGCGCGGGCATTCCTGATCCTGGGACCGTATGA
- a CDS encoding HU family DNA-binding protein → MNKSELIQDVAERTGMPRSQVSTVVDALFNPENGAIVSALRKGENVGITGFGSFRTTRRAARKGRNPQTGKVIDIAASTAAGFTAGKGLKDALNRK, encoded by the coding sequence ATGAACAAGAGCGAGCTCATCCAGGATGTTGCGGAGCGCACCGGAATGCCGCGAAGCCAGGTGAGTACTGTCGTCGACGCGCTCTTCAACCCTGAGAACGGAGCGATCGTGTCGGCGCTGCGAAAGGGGGAGAACGTCGGGATCACCGGCTTCGGGAGCTTCCGCACAACCCGGCGTGCGGCCAGAAAGGGGCGCAACCCTCAGACCGGGAAGGTAATCGACATCGCCGCTTCCACCGCGGCCGGGTTCACCGCTGGAAAGGGGCTGAAGGACGCGCTGAACCGGAAATGA
- the msrA gene encoding peptide-methionine (S)-S-oxide reductase MsrA — protein sequence MNERTAERQVATLAGGCFWCTEAVFDSLRGVEKVEPGYTGGTAPNPTYEQVCSGTTGHAEAIRITFDPNEISYRELLEIFFSTHDPTTPNRQGADAGTQYRSAIFPHSPEQRAIAEAVIAELERNGIYPDPIVTTIEPEGPFYPAEEYHYDYYVRNPRQGYCQVVIAPKLAKFRQRYADRLREPATGR from the coding sequence ATGAACGAGCGCACGGCGGAGCGTCAGGTCGCCACCCTCGCGGGGGGCTGTTTCTGGTGCACCGAAGCGGTCTTCGACAGCCTGCGCGGGGTGGAGAAGGTGGAACCGGGGTACACCGGCGGCACCGCTCCGAACCCGACCTACGAGCAGGTCTGCTCGGGCACCACCGGCCACGCCGAAGCGATCCGCATCACCTTCGACCCTAACGAGATCTCCTATCGCGAGTTGCTGGAGATCTTCTTCAGCACCCACGATCCGACCACCCCGAATCGTCAGGGCGCGGACGCGGGAACGCAGTACCGCTCGGCCATCTTCCCGCACTCGCCCGAGCAGAGGGCGATTGCGGAGGCGGTGATCGCAGAGCTCGAGCGGAACGGGATCTACCCGGATCCGATCGTTACGACCATCGAACCGGAGGGGCCTTTCTATCCAGCGGAGGAATACCACTACGACTACTACGTCCGAAATCCGCGGCAGGGCTATTGCCAGGTAGTGATCGCCCCGAAGCTGGCGAAGTTCCGGCAGCGGTACGCAGACCGACTCCGCGAACCCGCCACTGGCAGGTGA